The following coding sequences lie in one Chondrocystis sp. NIES-4102 genomic window:
- the coaT gene encoding cobalt-transporting P-type ATPase, with translation MNVARAKLSTSIYIVRLFKENSELLAASICGVLVLLGWLMLNLNWIGLSVAILCAAYVIGGYESAREGLTTLVREKELDVDLLMIVAALGAAGLGLWRQEYNLIVDGAILILIFAISGALEGVAMQRTERSIRGLMSLTADVARIIRGNREQMIPVEQLQVGDQILVKPGELIPTDSIVLEGKSTLNEASITGESMPVEKAAGNEVFAGTLNGNGALWLKVHQPPESSLIQRIIQLVKDAQTEAPPSQQFIERFERGYAKAIVFIGVFLALLPPFLWGWDWETTIYRALIFLVVASPCALMAAIMPTLLSGIANGARQGILFKSSATLEALGQVKAISFDKTGTLTTGQLQVTQIIPVTERSKSYLLTVAATLEAYSEHPIGEAIVRAAQQRNLFKLEASNVRAEAGRGIEGTIEENRVWVGKLVGLEANTSLPANLEQTCHSLEEQGNTVVWIIQAERVLGAIAVADTIRPEAQGAIAQLKKLGIKHIIMLTGDNERTAHQIAQTVGIDKVYAELLPEDKIHILRRLQKQYQTVAMVGDGINDAPALAQASVGIAMGVTGTDVALETADVILMADRLDRLERAIRLGRRAQSIVKQNIIFAIAFIILLLTANFVGGITLPIGVIGHEGSTLVVTLSGLRLLRG, from the coding sequence ATGAACGTAGCGCGAGCGAAGTTATCAACCTCTATTTACATTGTTCGTCTTTTTAAAGAAAATTCAGAACTGCTGGCTGCCTCGATCTGTGGTGTGTTAGTTCTGTTAGGCTGGCTAATGCTTAATCTGAATTGGATCGGATTAAGTGTGGCAATTTTGTGTGCAGCTTATGTCATCGGCGGGTACGAGAGTGCGCGAGAAGGACTGACAACGCTAGTTCGAGAGAAAGAACTAGACGTAGATTTACTGATGATCGTCGCGGCACTAGGTGCAGCAGGACTGGGCTTGTGGCGGCAAGAATACAATTTAATTGTCGATGGTGCCATATTGATTTTAATTTTTGCCATTAGTGGCGCTCTTGAAGGGGTGGCGATGCAGCGAACGGAACGCAGTATTCGAGGTTTAATGAGCTTGACGGCTGATGTGGCAAGAATTATTCGTGGCAACCGCGAACAAATGATTCCTGTCGAACAACTTCAAGTTGGCGATCAAATTCTAGTGAAACCTGGCGAGTTAATTCCCACTGATAGTATAGTGTTGGAGGGAAAAAGTACCCTCAACGAAGCGTCGATTACAGGGGAATCCATGCCAGTCGAAAAAGCGGCGGGGAATGAAGTTTTTGCTGGGACGCTCAATGGCAATGGAGCCTTGTGGCTGAAAGTGCATCAACCCCCAGAAAGCAGTTTGATTCAAAGAATTATCCAGCTTGTCAAAGACGCTCAAACAGAAGCACCGCCATCACAACAGTTTATCGAACGATTTGAACGAGGCTATGCCAAGGCAATCGTGTTTATAGGTGTTTTTTTAGCATTACTACCGCCTTTTCTTTGGGGTTGGGACTGGGAAACGACTATTTATCGAGCGCTTATTTTTCTCGTGGTTGCTTCTCCCTGCGCTTTGATGGCGGCAATCATGCCGACTTTGCTATCGGGAATCGCCAATGGCGCACGACAAGGAATTTTGTTTAAAAGTAGCGCTACCCTAGAAGCACTCGGACAAGTAAAGGCGATCTCTTTTGATAAAACAGGAACCCTTACCACAGGTCAACTACAAGTTACCCAAATCATCCCAGTCACAGAAAGATCAAAGTCTTATTTGCTAACGGTAGCAGCCACCTTGGAAGCTTATTCAGAGCATCCCATTGGCGAAGCGATCGTGCGAGCAGCACAACAGCGAAATTTATTCAAATTAGAGGCTAGTAACGTTCGAGCGGAGGCGGGACGAGGGATTGAAGGAACGATCGAGGAAAACCGAGTTTGGGTTGGCAAGCTCGTTGGTTTAGAAGCAAACACTTCGCTACCAGCAAATCTAGAACAAACTTGCCACAGCTTGGAAGAGCAGGGCAATACAGTTGTCTGGATTATCCAAGCCGAACGGGTATTAGGAGCAATCGCCGTTGCCGATACAATACGTCCAGAAGCACAAGGCGCGATCGCGCAATTGAAAAAACTAGGAATTAAACACATAATTATGCTAACTGGCGATAATGAGCGCACGGCTCATCAAATTGCTCAAACAGTCGGTATAGATAAAGTGTATGCCGAACTGTTACCAGAAGATAAGATTCACATTTTACGACGACTTCAGAAACAGTATCAAACGGTAGCAATGGTTGGGGATGGAATCAACGATGCACCTGCTTTAGCTCAAGCCTCTGTTGGTATTGCGATGGGAGTAACGGGAACTGATGTTGCTTTAGAAACTGCTGATGTAATATTGATGGCAGACCGATTAGACAGATTAGAGCGAGCAATTCGTCTGGGTCGTCGCGCTCAAAGCATTGTCAAACAAAATATTATCTTTGCGATCGCTTTTATCATCTTACTACTGACAGCGAATTTTGTGGGTGGCATTACTCTACCTATTGGTGTGATTGGGCATGAGGGATCTACATTAGTTGTGACATTAAGTGGGCTGCGCCTGCTGCGAGGCTAA
- a CDS encoding putative cation efflux protein, whose amino-acid sequence MSDNCCQKKGCELSKLKKQQAKVLWMVLFINLGMFVIEFGMGIRADSLSLTGDSLDMLGDALVYASSLYRY is encoded by the coding sequence ATGAGTGACAATTGTTGCCAAAAAAAGGGTTGTGAGCTATCGAAACTGAAAAAACAGCAAGCTAAGGTACTTTGGATGGTGCTATTCATTAATCTAGGAATGTTCGTTATCGAATTTGGTATGGGAATTCGAGCTGATTCTTTGTCTTTAACTGGAGACTCACTTGATATGCTGGGCGATGCGTTGGTTTATGCAAGCAGTTTGTATCGTTATTAA
- a CDS encoding putative cation efflux protein, giving the protein MRWFMQAVCIVINKGSKAQAGAAFLKGTIMFLFAIAVFGRASYQIFAGANPEATIMSTIGVVALLANLLCLLLLTRHRKDNLNMSSVWLCSRNDIIANTSVLVAAGLVFLTHSVLPDLAIGFLLTFVFAKSASKVLSQSWREMQQT; this is encoded by the coding sequence ATGCGTTGGTTTATGCAAGCAGTTTGTATCGTTATTAACAAAGGCAGTAAAGCCCAGGCTGGGGCCGCATTTCTCAAAGGAACGATCATGTTTCTGTTTGCGATTGCAGTCTTTGGGCGAGCAAGCTATCAAATATTTGCAGGTGCAAACCCAGAAGCAACTATCATGAGTACGATTGGAGTTGTGGCGTTACTTGCCAATTTACTCTGTTTGCTGCTGTTGACCAGACACAGGAAAGATAATTTAAATATGTCTTCTGTGTGGTTGTGTTCACGAAATGACATCATTGCAAATACGTCCGTTCTTGTAGCGGCAGGGTTAGTTTTTCTGACGCATTCTGTACTACCAGATCTAGCTATAGGTTTTTTATTGACGTTCGTTTTTGCAAAATCGGCAAGCAAAGTACTTTCGCAGTCCTGGAGAGAAATGCAGCAAACATAG
- a CDS encoding type 3 multicopper oxidase: MPKIKRRQFIILTAAGAMATSATSWAIGKNNKISPQTKALLSKLYKSSNGLLELDLEASSTRIDLRGKPADLLTYNGQIPAPRLEAKAGDTVRICFTNNLSQPTNLHYHGLHVTPNGNADNAFLDIPPGKNLTYEFTLPKNHPSGTFWYHPHRHEFVAEQLFGGLAGLFIIRGELDEIPEIKAAKEEFLVLQDFALDDSGQIQSPNHMAMMRGREGQLMTVNGQVNPQLAIACGGLLRLRILNASPSRFYRLALENHPFYLIATDGGAIGTPIELKELLLSPGERAEVLVRGDRESGQYRLLNLPYDRGGMNMMEMMGDGGHMMGDGMAMMQENTQTNPQVLATLTYQGSVSPLPLPQQLVSVEELPEPKTVRRIELSMEEEMTPGMGMTFTFNGKAFDPNRVDTQVQLNTVEDWELVNVDPDGMAHPFHLHVNPFQVVSRNDKPDPYRAWKDTVLVKGNETVRIRIAFRDFTGKAVYHCHILDHEDLGMMGIVEMKG; this comes from the coding sequence GTGCCAAAAATTAAGCGTCGCCAGTTTATCATCCTAACTGCTGCTGGTGCGATGGCTACATCAGCAACTAGTTGGGCAATTGGGAAAAACAACAAAATTTCCCCTCAAACCAAAGCCTTACTTTCCAAACTCTACAAAAGTTCTAACGGTTTATTAGAACTCGATCTCGAAGCAAGTTCGACTCGCATCGATCTAAGAGGCAAGCCAGCAGATCTGTTAACCTATAACGGACAAATCCCAGCCCCTCGTCTGGAAGCTAAAGCGGGCGATACCGTTCGCATTTGCTTTACCAATAATCTTTCTCAGCCTACTAACTTGCACTATCACGGACTACACGTCACTCCCAATGGTAATGCAGACAACGCTTTTCTCGATATTCCGCCTGGAAAGAATTTAACCTATGAATTTACTCTCCCCAAAAACCATCCATCTGGAACGTTCTGGTATCATCCCCATCGTCATGAATTTGTTGCCGAACAACTGTTCGGAGGTTTAGCGGGTTTATTTATAATTCGGGGTGAATTAGATGAAATTCCAGAAATCAAAGCTGCCAAAGAAGAATTTTTGGTTTTACAAGATTTTGCTTTAGATGATAGCGGACAGATTCAATCTCCCAATCACATGGCAATGATGAGGGGGCGAGAAGGACAATTAATGACAGTTAACGGTCAAGTCAATCCCCAACTAGCGATCGCCTGTGGTGGTTTGCTACGTCTGCGAATCCTCAATGCTTCTCCCTCTCGCTTCTACCGACTCGCTTTGGAAAATCATCCTTTTTACTTAATTGCCACAGACGGAGGAGCAATAGGCACACCTATAGAACTCAAAGAACTACTGCTTTCACCTGGAGAAAGGGCAGAAGTGTTGGTACGAGGAGATAGAGAATCAGGACAGTATCGTCTCTTAAATTTACCCTACGATCGTGGCGGAATGAATATGATGGAAATGATGGGTGATGGTGGTCACATGATGGGTGACGGTATGGCCATGATGCAGGAAAATACCCAAACAAATCCTCAAGTTTTAGCAACACTCACATATCAAGGCTCTGTTTCTCCTCTTCCTTTGCCCCAACAACTCGTTTCTGTGGAAGAACTGCCAGAACCAAAAACAGTAAGGCGTATTGAATTATCGATGGAAGAAGAAATGACTCCAGGTATGGGTATGACTTTTACTTTTAACGGAAAAGCTTTCGATCCTAATCGAGTAGATACCCAAGTTCAACTTAATACAGTTGAAGATTGGGAATTAGTCAACGTCGATCCAGATGGCATGGCTCACCCATTTCATCTGCACGTCAATCCTTTTCAAGTAGTATCTCGTAATGATAAGCCAGATCCTTACCGTGCTTGGAAAGATACGGTGTTAGTCAAAGGGAATGAAACTGTCCGCATTCGCATTGCTTTCCGCGATTTTACAGGCAAAGCTGTTTATCACTGTCACATTTTAGACCATGAAGATCTTGGCATGATGGGAATTGTTGAGATGAAAGGTTAA
- the ziaR_2 gene encoding zinc-responsive repressor ZiaR — protein MNKVDKSKKTVSPEGDAPTCDSSLVHLEQVRQVQSEIVTTEKAQQMAQFFGAMADPHRLKLLSALVKAELCVCDLAAVVKMSESAVSHQLRLLRNLRLVKHRREGRNVYYSLADAHIANLYREVAEHLDEV, from the coding sequence ATGAACAAAGTTGACAAATCAAAAAAAACAGTTTCTCCAGAAGGTGATGCACCTACTTGTGATTCTTCTCTGGTTCATCTAGAACAAGTGCGTCAAGTACAATCTGAAATCGTTACAACGGAAAAAGCACAACAAATGGCGCAGTTTTTCGGTGCAATGGCAGACCCTCATCGGCTTAAACTTCTCTCTGCGTTAGTCAAAGCTGAACTTTGCGTTTGTGATTTAGCCGCAGTAGTTAAAATGAGTGAATCTGCTGTATCCCACCAGTTACGTCTGCTACGAAATCTACGTCTGGTTAAACATCGCCGTGAAGGTCGTAACGTTTATTACAGCTTGGCAGACGCGCACATTGCCAATCTTTATCGGGAAGTAGCCGAGCATTTAGACGAAGTTTAA
- a CDS encoding transcriptional regulator, whose protein sequence is MLTQEKPKLIGAIASESGIPIKTIRYYDDLGLLKTNGRTEGGYRLFDSDVFVRLKFIKRAQNLGLSLSEIKEFLSVHDRGNLPCDQIKVKLEEKLVAIEEQIQQLQILKQELKGLLSGWEKIPEKPEETICPIIERAKAV, encoded by the coding sequence ATGTTGACTCAAGAAAAACCAAAACTAATCGGTGCGATCGCATCTGAAAGTGGTATTCCCATTAAAACCATTCGCTATTACGATGATTTGGGTTTACTCAAAACTAATGGTAGAACTGAAGGCGGATATCGCTTATTTGACTCGGATGTATTTGTTCGTTTGAAATTTATCAAACGCGCACAAAATTTAGGTTTGAGTTTGTCGGAGATTAAAGAATTTTTGTCAGTACACGATCGAGGAAACTTACCTTGCGACCAAATTAAAGTCAAGCTGGAAGAAAAACTAGTTGCGATCGAAGAGCAAATTCAACAACTCCAAATTCTCAAGCAAGAATTAAAAGGACTTTTATCGGGTTGGGAAAAGATACCCGAAAAGCCTGAAGAAACAATCTGTCCGATTATCGAACGAGCGAAGGCTGTTTGA
- a CDS encoding copper-translocating P-type ATPase, which translates to MENTSLKLRGMSCASCARNIEDSIRSVPGVNECNVNFGAELATVTYDSRITDVAAIQDAVDAAGYSAVPMQDDVLAPEDDTERRERQVENRQLTRRVWVSGIVSAILVIGSLPMMTGLPIPFIPAWMHNSWLQLVLTAPVLFWCGSSFFINAWKALKRHTATMDTLVAIGTGTAYLYSLFPTFFPQWFIAQGLTPDVYFEAASVIIALILLGRLLENRAKGQTSEAIRKLMGLGAKTARVIRNNREIDIPIAEVVLGDIILVRPGEKIPVDGEIVEGSSTIDEAMVTGESIPVKKHRGDEVIGATINKTGSFKIKATRVGKDTFLAQIVKLVQQAQGSKAPIQRLADRVTGWFVPAVIAIAIATFILWYNIMGNVTIALITTVGVLIIACPCALGLATPTSIMVGTGKGAENGILIKGAESLEMAHKLKAIVLDKTGTITQGKPTVTDFVTVNGIANNNELNLLRLAASVERYSEHPLAEAVVQYAQSQRVQLNEAREFEAIAGSGVQGYVLDRWVQIGTHRWMNELNIDTSDLQKDWERLEYLGKTVIWMAVDRKIEGIMGIADAVKPSSVKAIRALQKMGLEVVMLTGDNRRTAEVIAREVRIKRVFAEVRPEQKAATVETIQSEGEGLWSEVSSDLYTPRKIVAMVGDGINDAPALAQADVGIAIGTGTDVAIAASDITLISGDLQGIVTAIQLSRATIRNIRQNLFFAFIYNVAGIPIAAGILYPFFGWLLSPIIAGAAMAFSSVSVVTNALRLRNFKPKTLG; encoded by the coding sequence GTGGAAAATACCAGTTTAAAATTACGAGGCATGAGTTGTGCTTCTTGTGCCAGGAATATTGAAGATTCAATTCGCTCGGTTCCAGGCGTAAACGAATGTAACGTCAATTTTGGTGCCGAACTTGCCACCGTTACTTATGACTCTAGGATAACCGATGTAGCAGCGATACAGGATGCCGTCGATGCAGCAGGATATTCTGCCGTACCCATGCAAGATGACGTACTTGCTCCAGAAGACGATACCGAAAGACGAGAACGGCAAGTCGAAAATCGCCAACTGACTCGCAGGGTATGGGTTAGCGGAATTGTTAGTGCAATTCTGGTAATTGGTTCGCTGCCGATGATGACAGGATTACCCATTCCTTTTATTCCTGCATGGATGCACAATTCCTGGCTGCAATTAGTACTGACTGCACCCGTACTATTTTGGTGCGGCTCGTCCTTCTTTATTAATGCTTGGAAAGCCCTCAAACGCCATACAGCAACAATGGATACCCTAGTGGCGATCGGTACGGGTACGGCTTACCTCTATTCCTTATTTCCCACCTTTTTTCCGCAGTGGTTTATCGCGCAGGGACTTACACCTGACGTATATTTTGAAGCAGCATCAGTAATTATTGCCCTGATTTTGCTGGGACGACTATTGGAAAATCGTGCCAAGGGACAAACTTCAGAAGCGATTCGCAAGCTGATGGGTTTAGGTGCGAAAACAGCACGGGTGATTCGTAATAATCGCGAAATAGATATTCCCATCGCTGAGGTAGTTTTAGGAGATATCATTTTGGTACGCCCAGGAGAGAAGATTCCCGTCGATGGTGAGATCGTTGAAGGTTCTTCCACCATTGATGAAGCAATGGTTACAGGTGAAAGCATCCCTGTGAAAAAACATAGGGGAGATGAAGTTATTGGCGCGACGATTAATAAAACTGGTAGCTTTAAAATTAAAGCAACTAGAGTCGGTAAAGATACTTTCTTAGCGCAGATTGTCAAACTGGTGCAGCAAGCACAAGGCTCGAAAGCACCAATTCAACGTTTAGCCGATCGCGTGACGGGATGGTTTGTACCTGCTGTAATTGCCATTGCGATCGCTACTTTTATCCTCTGGTACAACATCATGGGAAATGTAACGATAGCTTTGATTACCACAGTTGGCGTATTAATTATTGCCTGTCCCTGTGCGCTTGGTTTGGCAACCCCAACTTCAATTATGGTGGGAACGGGAAAAGGGGCAGAAAATGGCATCCTGATTAAAGGTGCAGAGAGTCTAGAAATGGCGCACAAGTTAAAAGCGATCGTCCTCGATAAAACGGGAACGATTACCCAAGGTAAACCGACTGTGACTGACTTTGTAACTGTCAATGGTATTGCCAACAACAACGAGCTAAATTTATTGCGTCTCGCTGCTTCGGTAGAAAGATATTCAGAACATCCTCTAGCAGAGGCGGTTGTTCAATACGCGCAGTCGCAAAGAGTACAGTTAAATGAAGCAAGAGAATTTGAAGCGATCGCTGGTAGTGGTGTTCAAGGGTATGTTTTGGATCGATGGGTACAAATTGGCACGCACCGTTGGATGAACGAATTAAATATAGATACGAGCGACTTACAAAAAGATTGGGAGCGATTGGAATATCTAGGTAAAACCGTTATTTGGATGGCCGTAGATCGGAAAATTGAGGGGATTATGGGCATTGCCGATGCGGTGAAACCTTCTTCTGTCAAAGCTATTCGAGCCTTACAGAAAATGGGCTTGGAAGTGGTGATGTTAACTGGAGATAATCGCCGCACCGCCGAAGTAATCGCTCGTGAAGTGAGAATTAAACGAGTCTTTGCCGAAGTTCGTCCCGAACAGAAAGCAGCTACCGTTGAAACAATCCAGTCGGAAGGTGAGGGGCTGTGGTCGGAGGTCTCCTCCGACCTTTATACGCCCCGTAAAATAGTAGCAATGGTAGGAGATGGTATCAATGACGCACCTGCCTTAGCACAAGCCGACGTAGGAATAGCAATTGGCACGGGAACGGATGTAGCGATCGCTGCTAGCGATATTACCTTGATTTCAGGAGACTTACAGGGAATTGTAACAGCGATTCAACTGAGTCGCGCTACCATTCGTAACATTCGTCAAAATCTCTTCTTCGCTTTTATTTATAACGTCGCTGGTATTCCCATTGCAGCGGGAATTCTCTATCCCTTCTTCGGCTGGTTGCTCAGTCCCATTATTGCTGGTGCTGCGATGGCGTTTAGTTCTGTTTCGGTAGTGACAAATGCGCTGCGTTTGCGTAATTTTAAGCCAAAAACACTCGGTTAG
- the corR gene encoding cobalt-dependent transcriptional regulator, producing MNSQHLTIKELTKSVEGKITPRMVRHYHHIGLLPTPERSPGNYRLYTISDVQRLKQIVALKQQGFQLKHIRQLLSAEEGAIASDSLLVQLQQQYQFIIQQLAQLRQTALALEGMLGQDSECQTQRAAQKNFNINELEQFWQQFDITTHGHPEAFEESLKRLLPDLSRRSEIEVDLLSKLVLASGDVSLVQFVQKSQGAIAAARHALQAGSEVVGDVPAVVHSLDQTRLAGLGCSTTTLIDDPHITSAVEAERAFWQQPQWQERLQQVPEGAILAIGFAPSVLMFACELIESGQLQPALVIGMPVGFSHAPAAKRRLMRSGVPYLTVRGSLGGGLLAAVALNALADSLIEKPDCHCYLNEKQ from the coding sequence ATGAATTCTCAACATCTAACAATTAAAGAGCTAACAAAGTCAGTCGAAGGCAAGATTACACCTCGCATGGTACGGCACTATCATCACATTGGACTCCTGCCAACGCCTGAGCGATCGCCCGGTAACTATCGGCTTTACACTATCTCAGACGTACAACGCCTTAAACAGATTGTGGCACTAAAACAGCAAGGGTTTCAGCTCAAGCACATTCGTCAGCTTCTGTCAGCAGAAGAAGGAGCGATCGCTTCAGATAGTTTGTTGGTTCAGTTACAGCAGCAATATCAATTCATAATTCAACAACTCGCACAATTACGTCAAACTGCTTTAGCATTAGAAGGAATGTTGGGACAAGATTCAGAATGCCAAACCCAACGAGCAGCGCAAAAAAATTTCAACATCAACGAACTAGAGCAATTTTGGCAACAGTTCGACATAACAACTCATGGGCATCCAGAAGCTTTTGAAGAATCGCTAAAGCGTCTTTTGCCCGATCTTTCTAGGCGCTCGGAAATTGAAGTCGATCTTCTCTCTAAACTTGTTCTAGCTTCTGGTGACGTTAGTTTGGTGCAGTTCGTGCAGAAGAGCCAAGGAGCGATCGCAGCAGCTCGTCATGCCTTACAAGCAGGCTCTGAGGTAGTTGGAGACGTACCAGCCGTAGTTCATTCCCTCGATCAAACTCGATTGGCGGGTTTGGGATGTTCTACAACAACTCTGATAGACGATCCCCATATTACCAGTGCCGTAGAAGCAGAACGAGCATTTTGGCAGCAACCTCAATGGCAAGAGCGACTCCAGCAAGTCCCAGAAGGTGCTATTTTAGCCATCGGTTTTGCTCCATCCGTTTTAATGTTTGCCTGCGAGTTAATCGAGAGCGGTCAACTGCAACCTGCTTTAGTTATTGGGATGCCCGTTGGTTTTAGTCATGCTCCTGCTGCCAAACGTCGATTGATGCGATCGGGCGTTCCTTATTTAACTGTACGAGGATCGCTAGGCGGCGGATTGTTAGCAGCAGTGGCATTAAATGCTTTGGCAGATTCATTGATAGAAAAGCCAGATTGTCATTGTTATTTAAATGAAAAGCAGTAG
- a CDS encoding flavodoxin, whose amino-acid sequence MAKVGLFYGTQTSNTQTEAETIQKEFGGDSVVDLIDISRAEASNFNTYDYIIIGCPTWNVGELQDDWDNYYEELDNIDLTGKKVAYFGAGDQVGYPDTFQDAIGILEEKISELGGETVGYWSTEGYEFSDSKALRDSKFVGLALDEDNQSDLTEERIKAWVAQLKQELGI is encoded by the coding sequence ATGGCTAAAGTTGGTTTATTTTACGGTACTCAAACTAGTAACACTCAAACCGAAGCTGAGACAATCCAAAAAGAATTTGGTGGCGATAGTGTTGTAGATTTAATCGATATTTCTAGAGCAGAAGCAAGTAATTTTAACACATACGACTACATAATTATTGGTTGTCCAACTTGGAATGTTGGCGAACTGCAAGATGACTGGGATAACTATTACGAGGAGTTAGATAACATTGATTTAACTGGTAAAAAAGTGGCTTATTTTGGTGCAGGAGACCAGGTAGGCTATCCCGATACTTTTCAGGATGCAATAGGTATTTTAGAAGAGAAAATTTCAGAACTCGGTGGCGAAACTGTTGGTTATTGGTCTACAGAGGGTTATGAGTTTAGTGATTCTAAAGCCCTCCGCGATAGCAAATTTGTCGGTCTTGCTCTTGATGAAGATAATCAATCCGATTTAACCGAGGAACGAATCAAAGCCTGGGTTGCCCAACTAAAGCAAGAGTTGGGGATATAG
- the cadC gene encoding cadmium efflux system accessory protein, whose translation MIKTKPSDICQVPCFNIELVTQVNEALPEDDLLENAQILFGALADKSRLKILHALSDGKELCVCDVASLLEVKIASASHHLRKLRDLKILKYRNDGKLAYYSLKDQRVANILRHALKQLIE comes from the coding sequence GTGATTAAAACCAAACCAAGTGATATTTGTCAAGTTCCATGTTTCAACATAGAGTTAGTCACTCAGGTTAATGAAGCATTGCCAGAGGATGACCTCTTAGAAAACGCTCAGATTCTTTTTGGTGCTTTAGCAGACAAATCACGCTTAAAGATTCTTCATGCTCTTAGCGACGGTAAAGAGCTTTGTGTCTGTGACGTAGCTTCCCTGCTAGAAGTCAAAATCGCGTCTGCCTCTCATCACCTGCGAAAACTGCGCGATCTTAAAATTCTAAAGTACAGAAACGATGGCAAGCTAGCATACTACTCTCTAAAAGACCAGCGTGTAGCTAATATTCTTCGCCATGCCTTAAAGCAACTCATCGAGTAA